The proteins below come from a single Fusobacterium nucleatum genomic window:
- a CDS encoding VOC family protein, with protein MNKITCICLGVKNMEKAIKFYRDALGYKTNCKENNPPVCFFDTPGTKFELYPLDLLVKDIDESSLKIGSGFSGFTLAYNVEKKEDVDKVIELVKNAGGKIIKEPQNVFWGGYHAYFSDLDNYFWEVVWGPDFQFDENGLLKF; from the coding sequence ATGAATAAAATTACTTGTATTTGTTTAGGTGTAAAAAACATGGAGAAAGCAATAAAATTTTATAGAGATGCTTTGGGATATAAAACAAATTGCAAAGAGAACAATCCACCAGTTTGTTTTTTTGATACCCCAGGAACAAAGTTTGAATTATATCCATTGGATTTATTAGTAAAAGATATTGATGAGAGCAGTCTTAAAATTGGAAGTGGTTTTAGTGGATTTACCTTAGCATATAATGTTGAGAAAAAAGAAGATGTTGATAAAGTTATTGAATTAGTTAAAAATGCAGGGGGAAAAATTATTAAAGAACCTCAAAATGTTTTTTGGGGAGGCTATCATGCATATTTTTCTGATTTAGACAATTATTTTTGGGAAGTAGTATGGGGACCTGATTTTCAATTTGATGAAAATGGCTTACTAAAATTTTAA
- a CDS encoding pyridoxal phosphate-dependent aminotransferase — MKDLHGGNIYKFQREGKNNILDYSSNINPLGVPQKFIDIAKENFDKLVNYPDPYYIELRKKIAEFNSLNMDNIIVGNGATEILFLYIRALKPKKVLILAPCFAEYERALKSVSAKIEYFELKESDDFYPNIINLKKEIENNNYDLLLLCNPNNPTGQFIKLEDIKEIVKTCENKNTRIFIDEAFIEFIENWKEKTVSLLKNKNVFIMRAFTKFFAIPGLRLGYGLAFDDEILKKMWEEKEPWTVNTFANLAGLIMLDDKEYIEKSEKWILEEKKFMYKELSEFQYIKAYKTECNFILIKLTNISSENLREKMIEENILIRDASNFKFLDYHFVRLAIKDRQSNLKMLETLAEFVEYRG, encoded by the coding sequence ATGAAAGATTTACATGGAGGAAATATTTATAAATTTCAAAGGGAAGGTAAAAATAATATTCTAGATTACAGTTCTAATATAAATCCCTTGGGAGTACCACAAAAATTTATAGATATAGCAAAAGAAAATTTTGATAAATTGGTAAATTATCCTGACCCTTATTATATTGAATTAAGAAAAAAAATAGCAGAATTTAATTCATTAAATATGGATAATATTATTGTTGGAAATGGAGCAACAGAAATACTTTTTCTTTATATAAGAGCTTTAAAACCTAAAAAAGTGTTAATATTAGCACCTTGTTTTGCAGAATATGAAAGAGCATTAAAATCCGTTTCTGCAAAGATAGAATATTTTGAGCTTAAAGAAAGTGATGATTTTTATCCTAATATTATAAATTTAAAAAAAGAAATAGAAAATAATAATTATGATTTATTATTATTATGTAATCCAAATAATCCCACAGGACAATTTATTAAATTAGAGGATATAAAAGAAATTGTAAAAACTTGTGAAAATAAAAATACAAGAATTTTTATAGATGAAGCCTTTATAGAATTTATAGAGAATTGGAAAGAAAAAACAGTTTCTTTATTAAAAAATAAAAATGTCTTTATAATGAGAGCTTTTACAAAATTTTTTGCTATACCAGGGCTTAGATTAGGTTACGGACTAGCTTTTGATGACGAGATTTTAAAGAAGATGTGGGAAGAAAAAGAGCCTTGGACTGTAAATACTTTTGCAAATCTTGCAGGGCTTATAATGCTTGATGATAAAGAATATATTGAAAAATCTGAAAAATGGATTTTAGAAGAAAAGAAATTTATGTATAAGGAATTAAGTGAGTTTCAATATATAAAAGCATATAAAACGGAATGTAATTTTATTTTAATAAAATTAACTAATATTAGTTCAGAAAATCTAAGAGAGAAGATGATAGAGGAAAATATATTAATAAGAGATGCCTCAAATTTTAAATTTTTAGATTATCATTTTGTTAGGCTTGCAATTAAAGATAGACAATCAAATTTAAAAATGTTGGAAACATTGGCTGAATTTGTTGAGTATAGAGGATAG
- a CDS encoding cobyrinate a,c-diamide synthase: MKAFMLAGVSSGIGKTTISMALMSAFNNVSPFKVGPDYIDPGFHEFITGNKSYNLDIFMMGEQGVKYSFYKHHKNISIVEGVMGLYDGIDNSLDNNSSAHIARFLGIPVILVLDGIGKSTSIAAQVLGYKMLDPRVNIAGVIINKVSSAKTYAIFKEAIENYTGVKCLGFIEKNDKLNISSRHLGLLQANEVEDLREKLSILRNLVLENIDLKEIEKIASEQTRNFNENKDEIEPPLYISYLKDRYAGKIIAIAQDRAFSFYYNDNIEFLEYMGFKVRYFSPIKNNKVPECDAIYLGGGYPENFAEELSNNKEMINSIKENYEQGKSILAECGGFMYLSNGIEQTDGKIFKMCELVPCVINMTNRLDISRFGYISINDKNNIEVARGHEFHYSKLKAVLEDTRKFKAVKKDGRTWECIFNEKNLYAGYPHIHFFGSYKFIEEVF, translated from the coding sequence ATGAAAGCATTTATGCTTGCTGGTGTAAGTAGTGGGATAGGAAAAACAACAATATCTATGGCATTGATGTCGGCTTTTAATAATGTTTCACCATTTAAGGTTGGACCTGACTATATAGACCCAGGTTTTCATGAATTTATAACTGGGAATAAAAGTTATAATTTAGATATATTTATGATGGGAGAACAGGGGGTTAAATATAGTTTCTATAAACATCATAAAAATATTTCAATAGTTGAAGGTGTTATGGGACTATATGATGGAATAGATAATTCTTTGGATAATAATAGTTCGGCACATATTGCAAGATTTTTGGGAATACCTGTTATTTTGGTTTTAGATGGTATTGGAAAAAGCACAAGTATAGCAGCACAAGTTTTAGGATATAAAATGCTAGATCCAAGGGTAAATATAGCAGGAGTTATTATAAATAAGGTATCAAGTGCTAAAACTTATGCTATATTTAAAGAAGCTATTGAAAATTATACTGGTGTTAAATGTTTAGGCTTTATTGAAAAAAATGATAAATTAAATATTTCAAGTAGGCACTTAGGACTTTTACAAGCAAATGAAGTGGAAGATTTAAGAGAAAAATTATCTATTTTGAGAAATCTCGTATTAGAAAATATAGATTTAAAAGAAATAGAAAAAATTGCAAGTGAACAAACTCGTAATTTTAATGAGAATAAGGATGAAATAGAGCCTCCATTATATATATCTTATTTAAAAGATAGATATGCTGGGAAGATTATTGCAATAGCACAAGATAGAGCGTTTTCATTTTATTATAATGATAATATAGAATTTTTAGAATATATGGGCTTTAAAGTGAGATATTTTTCTCCAATAAAAAATAATAAAGTGCCTGAATGTGATGCTATTTACTTAGGTGGAGGTTATCCAGAAAACTTTGCAGAAGAATTATCAAATAATAAAGAAATGATTAATTCTATTAAAGAGAATTATGAACAAGGTAAAAGTATTTTAGCTGAATGTGGAGGTTTTATGTATCTAAGTAATGGCATAGAACAAACAGATGGTAAAATATTTAAGATGTGTGAATTAGTTCCTTGTGTGATAAATATGACTAATAGATTGGATATTTCAAGGTTTGGTTATATATCAATAAATGATAAAAATAATATTGAAGTTGCAAGAGGACATGAATTTCACTATTCAAAATTAAAAGCAGTATTAGAAGATACAAGAAAATTTAAAGCAGTAAAAAAAGATGGTAGGACTTGGGAATGTATATTTAATGAAAAGAATCTGTATGCTGGTTATCCACATATACATTTTTTTGGAAGCTATAAATTTATAGAAGAGGTATTTTAA
- a CDS encoding DeoR family transcriptional regulator, whose amino-acid sequence MLRIINETLIELIETEKMTDKNEERTKLVIKYLNQNNSINNKEAKNLLDISEATAKRFLNKLVKENILEAVGEYKARKYIKK is encoded by the coding sequence ATGTTAAGAATTATTAATGAGACTTTAATAGAATTAATTGAAACAGAAAAAATGACTGATAAAAATGAAGAAAGAACAAAATTAGTTATAAAGTATTTGAATCAAAATAATTCTATTAACAATAAAGAAGCTAAAAACTTGTTAGATATCTCAGAAGCAACAGCAAAAAGATTTTTAAATAAATTGGTTAAAGAAAATATTTTAGAAGCTGTTGGAGAATATAAAGCAAGAAAATATATAAAAAAATAA